Within the Canis aureus isolate CA01 chromosome 18, VMU_Caureus_v.1.0, whole genome shotgun sequence genome, the region ttctctcatgaataaataaataaaatagcttaaaaaaaaaaaagccaccttcAGCCACCTACCAAATATACTTATTCATGTGAATGTTACTACTGACATAGTAAGACAATGTATTATCTCTGAAAGTAGCATTCTTTGCTTGATAACAAATGATTAATAAATGAACATTGCCCTCAGTTATCATGATAGCAGTTAAAGGAGTAAGATCTGATGTACCACTGTTTTAGAACATGGATGAGATTATTTCTTTGCTACTCTGATCTGTCCTTTAGAATTATAAGACGTTAGGATTCTGGGACtattagaaaagatttttttttcatactattcctaatttgtcattttcctttgaaaaggggaaaaaagtgttGGTTCAGTgaatgtttacttaaaaaaacaaattattatggATTTCCAGAACTTTAACAAGAAATGTGCTTTTGTTAATACCTAGTGGtactattttaaaagttcaatcaAAATTTAGCCATAATAAGTTGGTCAGAATTACCTCTCTAATTCTGCTTTTAGGAAAAGATGCAAATGCCATTAAAGAAAGCCAGAGAAAAATACATGCAACTTCCTGAATATATTTTAGGGCTAAAAATAAGATTCAGTAAAAGCATTTGTACATTCTCTACTTTACTTTTTCTAATGATAATTTGTATTAAGGAAAATGGCCATGATTCTTgataataagagaaaagaaagtgtccCGTAGGGAATTCTTAACTAAGGAATTGCAGAGAGTCAACcgacatattttagaaatttttcctATAGTTAGGTAtttactatggaaaaaaaaataatggggcaGGAGAGACCAATAATAAATGTTAAGTTGCTGTTTTTTATATGACTCTTTAAGCAGTTCAGTTAAtatgtattttgcattttgttaGACTAATGTGCACGTGTGGTAAGTAATGAGAATTATAGCGGCTTCCTTTCTTAGAACACCTATGGTGTGTCAAGCTTTATGCTGTCACACATCTGACAAAACTGTCTAAAACTTAACGCTGCAAGGTGCATACAATTACTATTTAACAAGTGTGGGAACTAAGATAACCAGAGGTTAGGGAACTGACCAAAGTCCCACAGCTTGTAAGTGAGGGAGCCATTACAGACTGTCTGGCTTGCCTCAGAGGTCCAAACTCtttcccttttttgggggggggggaggtggctCTCCAAACTCTTTCCACCAGAACATACAGCTTTgttgtaatttaaaattatgaacaCTATTGAATTAAATGTTTATCACTAACCAGGTGAGTtaggtcacttaacctctctaggcTTCAagtttctcttgggtaaatgaAGTTGGCTGGATGATTTCTAATGtttcttccaattttaaaatagtaacacTGATTCATACACAAGgttaagaaaactaaaatgtttttgttaaaaaaaggTTGCGAATACTAGGCCTTGCTAAATTTTGTGATGATGGGGATCTATCTAGAGTTAGATATTCATGTGATTTCTTCCAAATCTTTCCAGTCCTGTGAAGCCAGGACTAGTGATCTTACCACTTTCAAAGTTATTCCCTTAAATTTACATATAAgtggaaatttcattttttgtggcACTTCACAaactatatacttaaatatttgctTCACAAAGAATTAATAACTTGCATTCAAATATGAATGTAAAGAAAGCTATTTTTTCTGGgtctgaaaataatcaaaatattgatttattttaattcacatttatttaaatataacaattattttagacaaatgaaaatacaagcatATTTATAACATGGTAGacataaatataaatgagaaaatttcacaaatatattaGACAAATTGATGATGTACTTAACATTTACTTTCAAGGTACATTAACGTGGATATTCAAAAGTATGCTTTCACAAAAACTACTATAAAATGTTCACATTCATGTTAGTTCACATTTCCTAGACTGATGTTTTATGAAAACTGTGTAGAGATTTAATGTAATCACTCCCCTCATTTGGTAACATTATTTGTAAATGAAGCACATTTTTGTCAATAGAAAtgttcatttaacttttaaataatatggCATTTTTATCAAGACAATGCTacatttattaaacaaacatGCACAACACGTAAAACTTAAATGGTTCAGGTACCTTTATGCACAGAGTCTAGTTTTGTTATGGCACTCcatctttgtaaaaaatatacttaaaatttggcACAGAATCAATAAAGTGTATTGCTCCTAATCAAAACAAATGTGATTTAAATTTTCCATGGCATGGAAAATATTCCATCACAGTTTGCTTCTTCTCTTTACAGTTTATTGACCAATGGCAGTTCTTTACTGCTTTAGTTAGAATAAATAATGGATAGCCAAGAACTAAAAGTCATAGTTAGGTGTTTTGCCTGCACTCTAATTGGAAATGAGTCGATTTCAGCTTTTCTAGCAGTAAAACATTTCCATCTGTACGGTGGCCAACAAATTTCTAAATAAGAGTGTTATCAGCAATAATATGTATCATCATGAGATGTTTTTCTTTAGGAGGCAGAGAGGTTGAAAGGAAACGTGAATCTCTTCATAAACTGGGAACATATGTGGTAAGGGGAGCAAATGCCAACCAAGGCAGAAGCAGGGGGACTTCTCTGGAAAGCTGGTAAGGGCACAGGCTCTGAAGTAGCAGTGAGGCAGAAAACAAAGGCAGGCATCCAGGGACCATCCACGGTGGAAAGGGCTGCCATGGGTGGGAGGAAGTTGAAATGTATCACTCAAAGGAAAAGGTGTTCCAGAGCAGGTATGGCATTCATGGCTCAGCAAACTACCACTGCGTTTTAGGAAAAGCTGTAAATTTCTACCTCGCTGTCTAAATCAGGATTGAAGAGATTGAGCTACTAGATGACACTGTTTTTCTGAATTCACTCATAAACATTGTGGAAGAAAGGGAATAACATTAATTCAAGCTTCCTCCAAACCAGAGAAGAGAGATAGCATTCTCATTCTAAGCACAGATTTTGGAGTTGTGGTAACTAAGAAAAGTGCCACAGCTCTTTCTCACAGTTCTCCTAAGATAAACTCGAGGTGTTATATTTTGAGAGACCAGCTGAAGGAATCTGCTCCTTTCATAAAACCCTGATAgcctaatttttatatttattatctgggGGAAAGGAAGTAGAGCTTAAGTCCAACCTTTGTACAAATATATTCTAAGAAATAGAGTAATGAACATTAATGTCGTTTGCTTTATGATCCTTGCTTTTCTAAGGACCTTTAAGCAGTGAAATGGCAAAGAACATCAAACAGGTTAAATAAAATAGGCAAACTTTTGTTTCAAGCTGTTAAGGTGCAAAGAGACAGATTACAAATCACAGAGCACTGAATTTTCAAGGGTGAAATCGTACCAAAACCGTGATAAATTTTCGCTGACATCATAGGAGAGTAAGTGGTCTGGAAGGTCACTGATGGTGCCCTGCACAGCCAGCACGTGTGGGGCCAAGGTGAA harbors:
- the UMAD1 gene encoding UBAP1-MVB12-associated (UMA)-domain containing protein 1 isoform X1 yields the protein MFHFFRKSPESKKPSVPDTEADGFVLLGDAAPEQEVAAKGKTSEAEGSQPLETGKETSSSVTGAGPEVENKAGQTLENNSLMAELLNDVPFTLAPHVLAVQGTISDLPDHLLSYDVSENLSRFCPFHRGWSLDACLCFLPHCYFRACALTSFPEKSPCFCLGWHLLPLPHMFPVYEEIHVSFQPLCLLKKNIS